A region of Ornithodoros turicata isolate Travis chromosome 5, ASM3712646v1, whole genome shotgun sequence DNA encodes the following proteins:
- the LOC135395680 gene encoding uncharacterized protein LOC135395680 → MDLTRFLRADLLHVCKEFGIPISSTARKAQVVEAIQEAGLEDDDINETLKALDKRQQDEKEKEKQNRESQALELEKMKLEQMRETRAFELEKLKLELELRKEATNPSESRQSVSRAENVDMSRLLQPFKIGQDMGLFLVNFERACERERYSKETWPARLMTVIPCEAADSVARLSAEDAKQYDKVKQSLLKRFRLSAEAFRCRFRDGTGRNVSSFAERAFDIKANLREWLKSAEAFGNADKIVEVFALEQFFQEIPETVKNWVRDKSGVVTIESAADLADEYASLRGIDAKGATAPTRPSKPVLVNGRKREQRESANQETPKNSQAKGDQKGKEGQNDRQKVKAFEKKQPIVCHRCKEEGHIAVGCRIPRVAMAYESESDSEDLMKPYLYELKVNGRPCTVLRDSGASLDLVHPSFVSSENYLSKCVWIRQVMEEQTVCLPVAEVMLEVPFGELRTEAAVSDKLPKKYLYLLSNRTAHLMRKAGMNLEPETICALTRAKARELRELKAAEEAEEQKGMNDQGDRDHHVKTPTVRDHQSADDQEDIGSSRGEFLAPTSEALTNLIHVDRDTLIKLQGDDASLAILSRNDQVGVAKKNVRIFKKNDVLYRHYEDRKGRVVDQLIVPKSLRNDVLRLCHDNSWAGHLGSRKTKQRLLQEWYWPGCFRDVENYVRACDTCQRVGKPNERCKAPLTLVPIISEPFQRLVIDVVGPLPTSKSGSRYVLTMICPATKFPEAVPLKEQSSTEIVDGLLSVFSRVGFPKEIQCDNGSVFTSALTTTFLEKCGIRVIHSSLHHPQSNSVEKWHSVLKRVLRALTYECKTDWEAGLPGAMFALRSVPHEATGFSPAELVYGRALRSPMRLIREKWEDEQSDTTVIEYVLSLLERLRNSREIAESNMREAQQRAKTYYDRNARPRVYKEGDKVLVLRPTRANKLEVHWDGPFKVIRKLSDTTYMIEFKGRKKEVRTYHTNLMKPYLSSTHVVSVALNVPEEQPSDLVEWGDVKESSANIDEIVQTVLSNAKLSEQEKEDVKQLVQDFKDLFSDYPGRTALATHDIELTSESPVRSRPYRISPRQEEIMRKEIKRMLDLGVIEEGESEYASPMIIVEVAGKEPRPCIDYRKLNAVTKTQAYPIPNVEERVERVSRARFITTLDLVRGYWQVPMSERAQQFAAFTTPFGSYRPLMLSFGLKNAPFCFSKLMSQVLRGAEGYAVPYLDDIAFFSDSWQDHLEHLRDVFNRLQTAGLTLKASKCHLAQAEVLYLGHRVGQGKRTPAEMKIAAIADFPRPQSKSEVRAFLGLTGYYRSYIRQYSEIASPLTDSLRKQAPNKVNWNDEKESAFQRLKAALTKPPVLRSPDFTKPFIVQCDASNRGMGVILSQKDNDDQEHPILYASRKLSIREEAYSATEKECACLVWATQKLSCYLYGAEFVFETDHCPLTWLNQMSSKNSRLLRWSLALQQYNFNVRYKKGKTHVNADCLSRA, encoded by the coding sequence ATGGATTTGACGCGTTTCCTTAGAGCAGATTTACTGCATGTGTGTAAGGAATTCGGAATACCCATAAGCAGTACAGCGAGGAAGGCGCAAGTCGTAGAGGCTATTCAAGAGGCAGGACTTGAGGACGATGATATTAACGAAACCCTCAAAGCTCTAGATAAGAGACAACAGgatgagaaagaaaaagagaaacaaaacagGGAATCTCAAGCACTCGAACTCGAGAAGATGAAATTGGAACAGATGAGGGAGACGCGCGCGTTCGAGCTAGAGAAGTTGAAGCTAGAACTCGAGCTTCGTAAGGAGGCTACGAACCCATCTGAGAGCCGTCAGTCAGTTTCTAGGGCAGAGAATGTGGACATGTCAAGGCTTTTGCAACCCTTCAAAATTGGTCAGGACATGGGACTCTTCCTTGTAAATTTTGAAAGGGCGTGCGAAAGAGAGAGGTACTCTAAAGAAACTTGGCCGGCTAGGCTAATGACAGTCATCCCGTGTGAAGCCGCAGACAGTGTAGCACGCCTTTCGGCAGAGGACGCGAAACAGTACGACAAAGTAAAGCAAAGTTTGCTGAAGCGTTTCCGTCTCTCTGCCGAGGCGTTCAGGTGTAGATTCCGCGATGGAACGGGAAGAAATGTGAGCAGCTTTGCAGAGCGTGCATTCGACATCAAAGCAAACCTGCGAGAATGGTTGAAGAGTGCTGAAGCTTTCGGGAACGCGGATAAAATTGTTGAGGTGTTTGCGTTAGAACAGTTTTTCCAAGAGATACCCGAAACCGTCAAAAACTGGGTGCGCGATAAGTCGGGAGTCGTGACAATAGAGTCAGCCGCCGATCTCGCTGATGAGTACGCTTCGTTGAGAGGGATTGACGCAAAAGGGGCCACGGCACCCACGCGACCAAGTAAACCGGTTCTCGTAAATGGACGAAAGCGGGAGCAAAGGGAGAGCGCCAACCAGGAAACCCCAAAAAATAGCCAGGCAAAAGGGGACCAGAAGGGAAAGGAAGGACAGAACGACAGACAAAAAGTGAAAGCGTTTGAGAAAAAACAACCGATTGTCTGTCACCGCTGCAAGGAAGAAGGGCACATTGCCGTGGGCTGTAGAATTCCCCGTGTCGCTATGGCATACGAGAGTGAAAGCGATAGCGAAGATCTAATGAAGCCTTACTTGTACGAGCTAAAAGTAAACGGGCGACCGTGTACGGTGTTGAGAGATAGTGGGGCTAGTTTGGACCTAGTCCATCCATCATTTGTATCGTCGGAAAACTACCTGAGTAAATGTGTGTGGATCCGACAAGTGATGGAAGAACAGACAGTGTGTTTACCCGTAGCTGAGGTAATGCTAGAGGTTCCTTTCGGAGAACTGCGAACCGAAGCTGCCGTAAGCGACAAGTTACCTAAAAAGTACTTGTATCTACTTTCAAATCGAACGGCTCACCTAATGCGCAAAGCGGGCATGAATCTAGAACCAGAGACGATCTGCGCATTGACAAGGGCGAAGGCGCGAGAGCTTAGGGAATTGAAAGCTGCGGAAGAGGCTGAGGAGCAGAAGGGTATGAATGACCAAGGAGATAGGGACCATCATGTAAAGACGCCGACAGTCAGAGATCATCAGAGCGCAGACGATCAGGAAGACATAGGTTCTAGCAGAGGCGAATTTTTGGCACCAACGAGTGAAGCTTTAACTAACCTGATCCACGTAGACAGAGATACCCTTATCAAACTCCAGGGTGACGACGCGTCTCTAGCGATACTAAGCCGTAATGATCAGGTGGGGGTTGCGAAGAAGAATGTCAGGATCTTTAAGAAAAACGATGTTTTGTACCGGCACTATGAGGATCGAAAAGGACGAGTGGTAGACCAGCTGATCGTACCAAAGAGCTTGCGCAATGATGTTTTACGGCTTTGTCACGACAACTCTTGGGCGGGACACTTAGGCTCGCGTAAAACAAAACAACGGCTACTTCAAGAATGGTACTGGCCTGGGTGTTTTAGAGACGTAGAGAACTATGTTAGGGCATGCGACACATGTCAAAGGGTGGGGAAACCCAACGAGCGATGCAAGGCGCCTCTAACTCTCGTTCCGATCATCAGCGAGCCGTTTCAGAGATTGGTCATAGACGTAGTCGGGCCACTTCCCACGTCGAAATCCGGTAGCAGGTATGTGCTCACCATGATCTGTCCGGCTACCAAATTCCCCGAAGCGGTACCACTCAAAGAGCAATCTTCGACGGAAATCGTAGACGGTCTTTTGTCTGTATTCTCCCGGGTAGGGTTCCCAAAGGAGATCCAGTGCGACAATGGATCCGTTTTTACGAGCGCACTGACCACGACATTTCTAGAGAAATGTGGAATCCGGGTAATTCATAGCTCCCTACACCATCCACAAAGTAACTCAGTGGAGAAATGGCACTCTGTGCTGAAGCGCGTACTGAGGGCTTTGACCTACGAATGCAAGACAGACTGGGAGGCGGGTCTTCCGGGGGCAATGTTTGCACTGAGATCCGTGCCTCATGAAGCCACTGGGTTCAGCCCAGCCGAACTAGTGTATGGGCGTGCGCTTCGCTCCCCTATGCGCCTCATAAGGGAAAAGTGGGAAGACGAGCAGAGCGACACAACGGTTATAGAGTACGTTCTGAGCCTACTCGAAAGACTTCGGAATTCGCGTGAAATAGCGGAGAGTAACATGCGAGAAGCGCAACAGCGGGCGAAAACCTACTACGATCGCAACGCGCGCCCTAGGGTTTATAAGGAAGGTGACAAGGTGTTGGTGTTACGGCCTACGAGGGCCAACAAGCTAGAGGTACATTGGGACGGTCCGTTTAAAGTAATTAGGAAACTTTCGGACACTACTTACATGATCGAGTTCAAGGGAAGGAAAAAGGAAGTACGGACTTACCACACGAACCTAATGAAACCCTATTTGAGTTCGACACACGTGGTAAGCGTAGCTTTAAACGTTCCCGAAGAGCAGCCCTCGGACCTAGTAGAATGGGGTGACGTTAAGGAAAGTAGTGCCAACATAGACGAGATCGTGCAGACGGTACTAAGTAACGCTAAGCTTTCCGAGCAGGAGAAGGAGGACGTCAAGCAACTGGTACAGGATTTTAAAGATCTCTTCTCAGATTACCCAGGCAGAACTGCCCTTGCAACTCATGACATAGAGTTGACCAGTGAATCCCCTGTACGTTCACGCCCTTACCGCATTTCCCCGCGTCAggaggaaataatgagaaaagaGATCAAACGCATGCTTGATTTGGGAGTAATTGAAGAAGGGGAAAGCGAGTATGCGTCACCTATGATCATTGTTGAAGTGGCGGGCAAAGAGCCTAGGCCCTGTATCGATTATAGGAAGTTGAACGCTGTAACAAAGACGCAAGCGTACCCGATACCGAATGTAGAGGAGAGAGTGGAAAGGGTCAGTCGGGCTAGGTTTATCACCACGCTAGACTTAGTCAGAGGCTATTGGCAAGTGCCAATGAGCGAGCGAGCGCAACAATTTGCCGCCTTTACGACACCCTTCGGTTCATACAGGCCGTTAATGCTCAGCTTTGGCCTTAAGAACGCacctttttgtttttcaaaaCTTATGAGTCAAGTACTGCGAGGGGCGGAAGGATATGCCGTACCCTATTTAGACGATATCGCATTCTTTTCGGACTCGTGGCAAGACCACCTAGAGCATCTTCGCGATGTTTTCAACCGTCTACAGACTGCTGGTCTAACACTGAAAGCGAGTAAATGCCACCTGGCTCAAGCAGAAGTGTTGTACCTAGGACATCGCGTTGGCCAGGGAAAGCGGACGCCAGCCGAAATGAAAATAGCAGCGATAGCAGACTTTCCCAGACCGCAGAGCAAATCAGAGGTCAGGGCCTTCCTGGGTCTGACTGGTTACTACAGGAGCTATATTCGGCAATACTCCGAGATAGCAAGTCCCCTGACTGATTCGCTTCGCAAACAAGCACCGAATAAAGTAAACTGGAATGACGAGAAGGAGAGCGCATTTCAAAGACTGAAAGCCGCTCTGACCAAGCCTCCGGTCCTTAGATCTCCAGATTTTACCAAGCCATTTATAGTACAATGTGATGCAAGTAATCGTGGAATGGGAGTTATTCTCAGTCAAAAGGACAACGACGATCAGGAGCACCCAATACTGTATGCAAGCAGGAAGCTCTCTATCAGAGAAGAGGCTTACAGTGCAACAGAAAAGGAGTGTGCGTGTCTAGTTTGGGCCACTCAGAAGCTTTCGTGCTACCTGTACGGGGCCGAGTTTGTTTTCGAGACAGACCACTGCCCACTAACGTGGTTGAACCAAATGTCGAGCAAGAACTCACGGCTACTCAGGTGGAGCCTTGCTTTACAACAGTACAATTTCAATGTTCGGTATAAGAAAGGAAAAACCCATGTTAACGCTGACTGCTTAAGCAGGGCCTAA